The Caldisericum exile AZM16c01 region TTTCAGATTTCAAATACATTTTCAATTACTCCAATTTATAAAAAAGTTTTTTCTAATGTAATTTTAGTTCCTGCATACTTTGGTGAGAGTAGTACTGAATTTAACAAATTAATCACCTATAAATCAACTAATTCAACTATTTTTGCAATAATTAACGTCGATAATGGACCAGGATCGGAAAAATTGGATTTCTATTCATTAACAGTAAGACGTTTATCCTTGTCCTCAAAGAAAGTTGTAGGCTATGTTTACACAAGTTATGGAAAAAGAAATATAAATCTTGTTAAACAAGATATCGATAAATGGTACTCTTTTTACAAAAACATAAAGGGTATCTTCCTTGATGAAACATTGGATACAACTGAAGCATTAGAATATTATAAAACGCTTTACCAATACATAAAGTCAAAATATCGTGGAACTGTTATCATAAATCCCGGAACCAATTTTACACCCTCTTTGATTAATTACTGTGATTATGCAGTTGTATTCGAAGGAAGTCCAGATGAACTTGCCAATTTCACAATTGATAACTCCCTCAATAAGTATATCTCTAAACTCATAGCACTTGTGTATGGAGCAGATCAAAATAAACTCGAAAATATCAAAACCCTTTTAGCAAATATTGGTCTCAAAAATTACTATATAACCTGTGACACATTGCCAAATCCTTGGGATACATTTTCTAACTGCATGCCTCAGGAATAAAAAATGCTAATCAAGAACATAACGATATTAGATTTTGAAAATTTAAGCACTCAGGAAAATCTTGATATTAAAATCGAACAAAATAAAATCGTAAAAGTTGGTGTTATTAATGATTCTGATTCTGAAGTAATTGATGGCTCTTCACTTTATGTTATACCAGGACTTATAAATACACATGCACACACCGCAATGGTATTTTTAAGGGGAAGTGCAGAAGATGTAACATCCTCAGATTGGTTTAATAACCACATATGGATTTACGAAAAAAATATTCAAAAGGGAGACGTTTATCTTGGAACACTTCTTGGTGCTATCGAAATGATCTCATCTGGCATTACAACAGTTTTTGACCATTACTTCAACATGGAAGAGGCACTAAGCGCCTACAAAGATTTGGGAATGCGTGCAGATCTATCCTACACGATGTTTGGTGCAGGCGAAAACGCTCAAGAAAATTTTAAAAATGCAATGAATTTTATTGAAAAATACAACGGTGTAAACGAACTTTTTACAATAAGTCTTGGACCGCACTCTCCGTATGTGTGTCCTAAGGAGTTCCTCGAAGATATTTCAAGGATTAGAATAGATTTAGGTTTAAAAGTTCATTTGCACATCTCTGAAGAGCCATGGCAAGTTGAAAAATCTATCAAAGAATACGGAATGACCCCAATTGAGTTTATTGACTCTATCGGCCTTTTAGACGAAAATACCATCTTAGCACACGCATATTACTCGACAGATTCGGATCTCGACCTTATTAAGAAGAGGAATAGCAATATTGCACATGCGCCAAAAACATATCTAAAATTTGCCTGGGTGAATAACTTTCTTAATAGAGCAATCGAAAAAGATGTAAATGTATCATTTGCAACAGATGGAGCAGCATCAAACTCAAATTACTCGATTTTTGAAGTTTCGAGACTTTCTGCATTCCTTGGAAAAGTTGCAAGTGGAAATCCTACATCTACAAAAATTGGCGATGTTTTAAGACTTTTTGCAAAAGGCGAAAAGTTTTTAAAGAAACCGATTTCAAAAATAAAAGTAGGATATCTTGCAGACCTTGTATTTTTGGATAAGTATTCCCCAAGGCTAAATCCTACAATAAATATATTTGCAAATATTCTGTATTCTATAAGCGAAGCGGATATACGAATGGTTATGATTAACGGAAAAATTGTGTACAAGGACGGAGAAATCTTTGGCTATAAAAAGGAAAGAATAATTGAAAGCATAAACAAAGTCGGGAAAAGGCTTGTAAGAAAAAATACCGATAAACCAATGCAAATGTTTGGCTAAATTATTACACCTCACAAATAAAGTATTTAAGCGGATAAAAAATACGCTTTTATTTCGTTTTAGACGAACAAAATTTTGTTAAATGGGTAAAAATTCATTTAATGTAAAAATACCCCTTAAAAATCGCCTTAAAATGCACGATTATAATCAAGTATTTGTGAGGGTTTTTACGGTAAAATGCCATTTTCTTAAAGTTAGTTAAATAAACGCTAAAAAATTACAAATTAGATTTTGCCGCAGTTAAAACAATTCCAAAAACTAATTTTTTCTTTAATTGAAACGAGTGTATAATTAAACATCAAAATTACTAAGGAGGCATTTATGAAGCTATTTGTCTTTGAAAAAGATTCCTTTTTGAACGTAGGTATTGAGGATGACGGACATAAAGTTGATGTAAACAAACTCTCTGAGGCAATGGAGCATATTGGCGAAAGAGAAGCACCTTATATTGATTCTGTTTCATCTGCAATCGAAAATTTTGAGGACATAAAAAAGATGATTGCCTGGGGAAAAAAGACGTTTAAGGAACAGTTTTATGAACTCTTTAAAGTAAATGTAAAAAAATACTATCCACCAATAGACAAATCCTCAATGGTTATCTGTCTTGGCAAAAATTATTTAGAACATGCAAAGGAAACAGGAGGAGATATTCCAGAAGAGCCTATTCTTTTTGGAAAATTTGCAACACTTTCAATTACCGATTCTGACATCATTATGTACCCAAAATGGGCAACCCGTATTGACCCAGAGCCAGAATTAGCACTAGTAATAGGAAAGGAGTGTAAAGACATACACAAGAAAGACGCTTTTGATTGCGTATTTGGTTATACAATTGTAAATGATATAACCGAAAGAGATATAGAATTCAAGGATATGAAAAAAGGTTTGCCGTGGTTCCGATCAAAGAATTTCGACACATCATTATCGATTGGTCCATATATCGTAACAAAGGATGAGATTAAAGACCCGCACAACCTTGAAATTGAACTCTATATAAATGGCATTTTGAAGCAAAAGGGAAACACGAAGGATATGATTTTTAAAATTGATGAAACAATTGCATACATCTCAAAATACTTTACCTTAAATCCGGGAGATGTTATTTCAACAGGCACAATACCGGGTATTTTACCATTACAAAAGGAAGACGAAGTAATTGTAAAAATCGAAAAAATTGGAGAGTTGAAAAATAAGGTTTCGAGATAGATAATAAAAATTGGTGGAGCAGAGGGGACTTGAACCCCCGGCCTCATCCGTGCGAGGGATGCGTTCTACCACTGAACTACTGCCCCACAGTATGAATTATACCAAAATTTTCAAATTTTTTGGATTTTTTATATCTTGCATTTGAATAAAATTAATCTATAATGTATAAAAAGGAAAGGCAAGATGAGTGCATTATTTGGGAAGAAAGACTTTAGAAGAGAATTGTTGAACTTAATTAAAAAAGGGGACATAAAAGGAGCCTGTGATTACGCTATTAAAAATGCTTTAAACTACGAGGAATTAGGTAATTTCGATGAAGCAATCCTTGTTCTAAAAACCCTTGTTGAACTTTTAGAAGAAAATAGGATAGATAAAAAAGATTGCTTTGAACTTGCACTCGAAAAAATGACTTCTCTTTATATTGAAATCGATGAGGTTGATAAAATAATTGAAAATTCCATAAAACTTGCAAAACTGAAAATTGAACTTGGCAAAACAACTGATGCAGTGCAACTCCTTAAAATAATTGACCTAAGATACAAACTCAATACAAGTCAATTAAAGGAAATTGCAAATATATATATTTCAATAGGACACTATCCTAATGCACTTAGATTAATTGACAGGGTGCTTCAGAAGGAAAAAGATAAAGAACTCATTAAACTTGCAGGAGACATTTTATTCAATACTTCAGATTTCGAAAAGGCATTAGAATATTTTAAGGCTCTATCTGTCGTAGATCCAGAAAACACATATGCAAAGAAGAAAATTGATGAAATAGAGCACGTACTAAAAGTTTTAAGTAAAAGTAACAAGAACATTGAATCACTTACCTTACCGAAAGAGGAATTAAAGAAAGAAGAGCCTTTAATTGAGGAAAAGCCTGAAGTAATGCCTACGAAAGAAACTTTAGAAAAAGTGGCTCCTTCTGAGGAACAAGCAAAAAAAGAAACAAGAGAAGAAAAAACAACACCTAATGAAACGGAAATTTTAGAAAACAGAATCAAAGAGAAAATAAGAGAAGAATCAACAATAGAGAAAATGGAAGTTGTTGAAGAAAACAAAGTTAAAACAACAAATATTGAAAGTGTAAGTCCCAAAACTATCGAAGAAAAAACAACAAAAACCTCAAAACCCCAAAGAATAAGTCTGGAAGATTTACCTGAATATATTAACGCACTTACGAATATTGAAAAGGGAGATGTTAAGGAAGGCGTTAAACTCCTTGAAACACTTGCACTTGATTTTGAAGGAAAAGATATCGACACAGCAATTGAGATTTACGAAAAAATACTTCTCATTGATCCTGCAAATGTATCTATTGCAAGGAGAATTTCAAAAATACTCCTTGAACAAGGACGAACAAAAGAGGCAATATTTTACTTAAGAAGTGCCTCGAACAGTGCTGATCCAAAGACTCGCTTAGAGGCGCTCTTATCCCTCAAAGAACTCATAAAAGACGACAAAAATATATTAATGCGTATATTTGACACATACATCGAACTTGGACAAATTGAGGATGCGATAGATATAATAAAACAATTTCCCGAGGAAGACCTTACACCTGTTTTGGAGAAACTATTTAACTTTGTTAAAGATAGTATAAATTTACTTTATAAAGTATCCAAATTAATGAATTCAAAGAAGATCGATGAATCGCTCAAATTTAAATACTTCTACAGGACTTATGAATTACTTAGTCAATCAAACGATAAGGTTGAAAGTATCAAGTGGCTTATAAAAGCACACTCAGTCCGTAAACTTGCTCTTGAGGATTACCTTAAGGGAGCAGAGATTCTAAAATATCTAAAACTTCCGGAAGAAGCAGAGGTTATTGCACGATCTATTTATGAATATATTGAACTTCAAAACGATCCTAAAAAGGCATATGAATTGTCAGAGGTAGTTATCAATCTTAATGTAAACAAGCCTTTGTATTACGCAAAGCATCTTGATCTTGCAAAACGAACGGGGGAAAATGATATTGTGCTTGCAATGGTTGATAAACTAATTTCACACAATGCAGTGCAGTATGCGGAACTTGTCTATGATAGCTTGAAAGACTTATTCAAAGACCTCGATACACAAAATCTTGTAAGACTTGCAAATTACTTTGAAGTTGCAGGTTTCTCTAATGCCGCATACGAAGTAAATCTTGAAATTCTCAAAAAAGACCCTTTAAATTCAAACGCCCTTGCAAAGACATTCATCTATGCAGTTGAAAAAGGAGACGAAAAAGAAGTCCTATCATTCCTTGATAAGTTTCCTCCAAGTTCATCTTATGCAAGCATAATTGAACCTGTCATTGAAAAATACAGCAACTTAAAAAGCAAAAATCCATTTGACCCAACTTACCACTTTATTATTGGCTTCTTATACTTCTTTATCGAGCGATACGAAGAGGCAGTCGCATATTTCCAGTTTGTAATTCGATCGAATAGAAGTAAACCTCTAATGAGACTAATGCTTAGCATATGTTTTGAAAAAATGCTTCTATATGATTTTGCCTTAAAGCAACTTGAATTGGGTATAACTGAGGATGGAACTCCCGAAGTTAAAAAGGAGTTGCTCTATCGATATGCAGTTATGAAGAAGAATATTGGTGATGTTATATCTTCAAGAAAAGCACTCACAGAACTTCTGAAAATGGGTGACTATAAAGATGCGAAAGTATTGTTAGAGACATTACCTCAAGAAGGGAAAATTATAGACATAAGAGGTGAAGAAAAATGATATCACCAGGAACGGAAAAAATAGGCGAAATACTTGTAAAAAAGGGCCTCATAAGTCGTGAGACACTCGATAAATATCTTTCAGTTCAAAAGGTTACAAAAGAACCACTCCTTAAAATATTAATGGATAATGGTGTAATTGATGAGGTGCAACAATCTCAACTTCTTGCAGAACAATGGGGATTTGATTTTGTTGACCTTGCAAAATACCCAATTGAAAAAGAAATTCTAAGATACACAGATCCTGAAAAGGCAAAAATCTTTGGCTTTTTTGTGTTTAAGAAAGAAGGGCCTATCTACCATGTTGCAATCTCAGACCCCACCAATATCGACACAGTTGACTATGTAAGAGCAGTATATGGAATGAATGTGAAATTTTATGTAACACCAAAGAGTGCAATAATCCAAACAATCGAGAAATACTATGAACTCGAAAACGTAGTTAAAAAGGCGGAAGAGGAATTCACAGATGTTGAGGTAGTAGAAACAGTTGAAGAAAATGATCTTTCAAGATTAAGAATGCTTGGTGAAGATGCACCAGTTGTTAGGCTTGTTAACAGTATTATTTCGCAAGCAATTGTAGAAGGCGCATCTGATATTCATGTGGAACCAATGGAAGACTCGCTAAGAGTGCGCTATAGGATTGATGGTATCTTACATGAAAAGCAAAGATTACCAAAGAGAATCCAACCAGGAGTTATTGCAAGGCTAAAGATTATATCAAACATGGACATTGCAGAACGTAGACTTCCACAAGATGGACGTATTTCTTTAAAGTTTGAAGGGCGACCTGTCGATTTTCGTGTCTCATCGCTTCCTTCAATTTATGGTGAAAAAATCGTATTACGTATCCTTGATAAAACCTCATCAATTAAACCTTTGGAACAACTTGGATTTTCAGAAGAAAACCTTAAAAAATTTGAAAAAATTATCACTCAGCCTTACGGAATGATTCTTATCTCAGGTCCAACGGGATCTGGTAAAACAACTACACTTTACTCAATTTTAAATAGATTGAACGCACCAACAAAAAATATAATAACTGTTGAGGACCCTGTAGAATACCAATTAAAAGGGATAAACCAGGTTCAGGTAAACGAAAAAGCAGGACTAACTTTTGCAAATGCACTCCGTTCAATTTTACGTCAAGACCCAAACATAATACTTATTGGGGAAATTCGAGATAGAGAAACAGCACAGATTGCAATTGAGGCAGCGTTAACAGGACATTTGGTTTTATCAACAATCCATACTAATGATTCCGCATCAATTCCTACACGTCTCATTGATATGGGAATTGAGCCATTTTTAGTTGCATCATCTTTAATTGGCGCAACTGCGCAACGTCTTATAAGAAAAATTTGCCCCAAATGTAAAGAACCCCACACACCGTCAAAAGACGTCCTTGAACACCTTGGTTTTGAAGTTCATGAAGGAGTAAATTTTTACAAAGGGGCAGGTTGTGATTTTTGCAGTAACACTGGATACAAAGGGCGTGTTGCAATTTCAGAAATTTTACCTATTACACCCGAAATCCAACGACTCATTTTAAAACAAGCATCCTCAAAAGAAATCTTATCGGAAGCAAAAAGAATGGGTATGAAGACACTTCTCGACGATGCCTTAATGAAGGCAGCAGAAGGTATCACAACCCTTGAAGAAGTCATAAGAGTAGTCTCAACATTGGAGGTTGCAGAATGATGAATATTAATGAAATTCTAACACTTGCAGCTGACCATAAAGCATCTGATATACATTTAACGGTTGGACTTCCACCCGTTTTAAGGATAAACAAGGAACTTGTTTATCTTGAAGCAGACCCCCTTACACCTGAAGATATTGCAGAAATGATGTATTCGATAATGACAGATAAACAAAAGGAACTCTTTAGGGAAAAACTTGAATACGATTTTTCTTACGGCCTTAAAGGTCTTGCGCGTTTCAGAGTTAACGTATTCATGCAAAGAGGATCAGTTGCGGCAGCATTTAGAAGAATTCCTTTTGAAATTCCGCCACTTGACTCACTTGGTGTCCCAAAGATTGCCCATAAAATAATTGAAGAAGAGCGAGGTTTCGTTCTTGTTACGGGTCCTACAGGGCATGGAAAATCAACAACACTTGCGGCAATGATTGACGAAATAAATATGAAATTTTCAAAGCATATCGTGACCATTGAAGATCCAATTGAATACCTCTTTAGGCACAAGCGGTCCGTGGTTGTTCAGAGAGAGCTTGGCTCAGACACCTTGTCGTTTCCCTCAGCATTACGTGCAGCACTTCGTGAAGATCCAGATGTAATTCTTGTAGGAGAAATGAGAGACCTTGATACAATTTCAACTGCCTTGACCGCAGCAGAAACAGGACATTTGGTTTTTGCAACACTGCATACGAACTCTGCTGCGCAATCCATTGATAGAATTGTAGACGTTTTCCCTCCGCATCAACAAGAACAGGTAAAAATGCAACTTTCATCAGTTTTACTTGCAATATTCTCCCAACAACTCATACAAAAGAAAGACAAAAAGGGACTTGTTCTTGCAACAGAGGTACTCATTGCAACGCCTGCTGTAAGAAACCTCATAAGAGAAGGAAAGACTCATATGATTCCGTCAATAATTCAAACCTCATCAAATGTTGGTATGCAAACAATGGAACAATCTCTTAAAGAACTCGTTCTAAGGGGAGACATAACATACGAAGATGGCCTAAGATACGCATTTAATAAAGAAAACTTTGTACATCTAATGGAAAGGTGATGGGATATGCCACAATTCGAATACAAAGTAATTACAGCATCGGGCGGTGCTTTAACGGGCCGCTTAGAAGGGAATAGCGTTCAAGATGCTGCAGAAATTTTACGAAGTAAAGGATACAGGATTATATACATAAAGGAATTGAGAGGTCTATCCTTTGGTAGAAAAAGATCCGAAGGCGGATTTCTTTCACGCTTTCAAGGTGTTAGCGTAAGAGACCTTTCCATTTTCACAAACCAATTTGGCACAATGCTCAATGCGGGGCTTTCAATCTCAAGAGCACTTGCCGTCCTCGAAAAACAGACTTCAAACCCGAAACTTGTTTCTATTATAAGAGAACTTGGTGAAGAGGTTAAAAAAGGAAATCAACTATCGGCTGCACTTAAAAAGTTCCCGCAGGTATTTTCACCGCTTTATATAAGCATGGTGCAAGCAGGTGAAACATCAGGTAATTTAGGACAAGCGCTCATCACAATGAGTTCTTTCTTGCAGAGAGATTACGAAACGAGGAACAAAATAAAAGGTGCGATGACATACCCTGTTGCAGTACTTGGGTTTGCAATTCTTATTGTAGTTGGACTTTTTATTTTTGTCATACCTACTTTTGAAGGCTTCCTAACCGAATTAGGCGCACCACTTCCTGCAATTACAAAGATGATATTTGCTTTTGCAAATTTTCTTATTCACTACATATGGGTTATTATTGCAATCATTATTGCTTCAATAATTGCATTTAGAAGATGGGTGAGAACACCTGGTGGAAGAAGAAGTGTTGATGCACTAAAGCTAAGGATGCCTCTTATATCTCAATTAACACTTAAATCTTCAATGGCAAGGTTCTCTGACACACTTGCAACATTATTTTCAGCAGGTATTCCTATCATTGATTGCCTACAAACCGTTAGAGGCGTTATCGATAATGTGATTATTGCAGAAAAAATTGATGGTATCATTGATGCAATTAAAAAGGGCGAGGCACTTTCTTCTGCACTTGAAAAAAGTGGGATGTTTACTCCAATGGTATATGATATGACTGCAATTGGTGAAGAAAGTGGTAGCCTTGATAAAATGCTAAAGAAAGTTTCAGAATTTTATAATGAAGAGGTAAATTATCTTATAAACAATATTTCCGCACTTATTAATCCAATAATGATGGTCGGTGTTGGAGGACTCATTGGAGGAACTCTTATAGGACTGTATCTTCCAGTCTTCCAGATGGCTTCGTATATTAAGTAGTAAAACTCTCTTTTTGCAATTGTATATCATAGTGAAGGTAAGTAAGAATTCTGCCATTCCAGAAGCTTTAGCCTGAGGAATACCTAATTTAAAGGAGGATTAATAAAGTTCTCCTCGAAATCTTTCTTAAATGGTAAAGAGTTTTTTCTGGGACGTTGAGTGGATTGTTTCCCTTTCAGGTTTTTTGGCATTTCATGGAGCAAATAAAATTAGCGAGGAGGAATCTCATCTTTTAATTAGAGGGGGACTTACAATTCTCCCCCTCTAACTCCCCCTTAAAGGCTAAGAAAATTTTTTATTTTTAGGGTGGAGTTGGAGGAGGGTATCCTAATTTAGAGGGGGACCTATAAGGCTCCCCCTCTAACTCCCCCTGAAAGGAGGAGATCCCTCACATTCGTTCGGGATGACTTCAGTTAGAAAGGGGCACATCCCCTTTCTAACTTACCCCTAAGGATAAAAAGATTTTTAATGTTTATGGGGGGGTACTGAGGGGGGTATTTCCCCCTCAGATTTAAAAGATTACTTATTTTTCTAACAACTTATTGAAATCATTGTAATCTATTCCCATCTGCTTTAAGATGCTTCTGAAAGTTCCCAAAGGAATTTCCTTTTTGTTCATAGGAAGTATTACAATTTTACCAATTTCGTTTTTAAATTTACCGTGAGAACCTTTTTGAGAAACAAGTTTAAAATTAAGCTTCTTTAGTACCACTATAATTTCATCTGATGAATATAATTTAGACATTTATGCTCTCTTTACCAAGCATTACTCTATCTACCTTTTGTAACTCAATATTCTCGCCCTCTAAATACAGTTCAACAGCTTCTCTGAGATTCTTAATCGCTTCATCAATTGTTTCACCAAATGAAGAAACCTCAACATTTAGACATTGAGCAACATAATATTTGCCCTCCTGCCACAAAACAAAATCTATTTCTTTCACTTGCTCACCTCCTATACTAATAAGACGCCTTCAACTATAATAAGCATTATTCTATTCTTCGTTTATATCATAATACAAATCCATAAAAAATCAACGAATTAGACATAAATAAAAGTAAATTTTACAATTATTATACCTGTCTTTTTTTACTTCTCAAGGTAACAAACATACACCTCTTATTCAACTTCCCTTTAACGGCAGAGATTTCCCCTCACTGCGTCCGTCCGAAATGACTCACACTTCGTCATTCCGAAGGAGCGTAAGCGACTGAGGAATCTCATCTTTTAATTAGAGGGGGACTTACGATTCTCCCCCTCTAACTTCCCCTTTCAGGGAGAGTATTTTTGTTTTTTGTAGTGGAGTATTAAGGAAGTTTGCATACCTCCTTGATTTGGTTAGCTTTCTTTCTTGTAAGGTACTCCGTCTGCAGCAGGACCGATTGCCTTTCCTACAACACCAATAAGTGCACCAATGGTAAGGATATATGGTAATGCAAGATAGAAACCCACAGGAATCTTTGCTGCAATTCCCTTGGCAATAGCCTGAAGTAAGAACTGCAAAACCTGTGCAGAAGCAAAGAGGAATGTTGCCCACATTGCACCGATTGGAGTCCATTTACCAAATATCATAGCGGCAAGTCCAATAAACCCCTTACCTGCGGCCATTCCTGTCTCAACAAAAGATGACATTGTGCCTAAAGAAAGTGCAACTCCACCCAGGGCTGCAATAATACTTCCTAAAATAACTGCAAACCATTTGATTCTCATAACGTTAACTCCAAGCGTCTCTGCAGCAAGGGGATATTCACCAACCGATCGAATCCTTAATCCCAAAACAGTGTGGTAAAGAAGGAAGTGCAATACAAAAACAAGAATAAGAGATAGCCATATAAATATATGAAGATGTGCAAATGCTCCAAGAATCGGGATTCCTTCCAAAAATTTTAGATTTACTAAATGTTTCGGATCGCCAAAATACGGAACTGTTGGCGAGTATCCAGTTGTCTTAAAGATCCATTCAAGGAAATACCTTATGCCGCCTGCTGCAACGACATTTATAGCAACACCTGAAACAATCTGATCGCCTGCCCATTTTACTGTAATATAAGCATGGAATGCACCAAGAAGCGCTCCAATACCGATACCCCAAAGCAGTCCTACCCAGGGATTCCTTGATACAAACGCACCCCATACACCAAAAAATGCTGCAAATCGCATAATACCTTCTAAGGCGATATTTACAACGCCTGCATTTTCAGAAATTACACCCCCAAGTGCTGCAAATAAAATTGGTGCAGCAAAATCAAGCATCTGTGCTAAAGATTGGTTAATTAAAAATGTCCAGTTCATGCTACACCTTCCTTTTTTCTAACAAGAACTTTTGTAAGCATATACCTTATAAGTTCATTTAAAGCAATAAATGCAACAATAAGCCCTTCAATTATGGCAGGGAATGTCTTAGGAATTCGAGCAAGTTGCACTGCTGTTGCACCAGTCCTTAGAGCACCTATAAGTATTGATGAAAATAAGATACCTACAGGTTCATTTCCACCAATAAGAGCAACTGCAATTCCATCAAAACCATACCCACCTTCAAACACTGGTGGATACTGTCCCAAAAAACCTAAAACAACAAAAGAGCCACCAAGCGCTGCAATTGCTCCACTTATAAACATAATTTGCATTATTCTTTTTTCAGTATTAACACCGCCAATCTTTGGTGCTTCCATATTGGTAATTGCCGTATATCCCATTGCTCTTAACTCATAACCAAATACTGTCCTGTATAGTATAAACCACGCAATATAAATAATAACAAACATTATAAGAATGCTAATATTAAGTCTTGTACCCGGTAGAATTATAGGGAGCCTTGCAGAAGGCGAAACATAAGGAGTTCCTGAAACTCCTGTAGCGACATCGGCAGCCATTGGGCCTGTTACAAGCCACCCTTCAATGAGATGAAAAGCAATCCAGTTTAGCATTATTGTAACAATCGTTTCGTTTATACCTTTCTTTGCCTTTAAATAACCTGCAATAAGTCCCCATATTCCACCCACAATTATTACCATTATCAAGATTATAGGAATATGGATTATTCCAGGTAAATCATAAAGTGGTTTCCAATACCCAAAGAATGCTGCAGTTATAGCACCTACTATAAACTGACCTTCTGCACCGATAGAGAAGAGTCCTGCACGCGCTGGAAGTGCAAAGGCAAGACCCGTGGAAAGAAAAAGTGCTGTGTAAAGAAGCATTTCCGCAAAATGACTAATAAAATAAGGCCCTGGAATGAGTCCAGATGCACTAAACATCAACTTATACGCAAGAAACGGATCTCGTCCCGTTGATGCAATAAATATTGCACCAAAAATGAGAGCAATAATTATGGAAGTAATTGGGACTAAGATATTCATCCACCAATTTTCTTCACGCCTGTGCACAAAAATCTTATAAAAAACCTCTTTCATTGTAGCACCTTCCTTTTGAGGCCGAGCATCATTTCACCAAGTTCTTCTTCGGTAGTCTCCTCAGGTATTGTTTCGCCTACGATTTCTCCCTTATATAGAACAAGAATTCTATCGGCAAGTCCCATAACCTCTGAAAGCTCCAAAGAAATGAGAAGTATACCAATACCTTTTTTCTTTTCCTCGATGAGCCAACGATAAACGAATTCCATTGCGCCAACATCAAGACCGCGAGTAGGTTGGGACGCAAGCAAAAACCTGTGTTTTGCCGAAAGTTCTCTTGCCAAAATTATCTTTTGCTGGTTTCCACCAGAGAAATTCTGTGCTTTCATGTAAGGTTCTGGTGGTCGCACGTCAAATTCCTGAAGTTTTCTTGTTGCATATTCGTCAA contains the following coding sequences:
- a CDS encoding GspE/PulE family protein, whose product is MISPGTEKIGEILVKKGLISRETLDKYLSVQKVTKEPLLKILMDNGVIDEVQQSQLLAEQWGFDFVDLAKYPIEKEILRYTDPEKAKIFGFFVFKKEGPIYHVAISDPTNIDTVDYVRAVYGMNVKFYVTPKSAIIQTIEKYYELENVVKKAEEEFTDVEVVETVEENDLSRLRMLGEDAPVVRLVNSIISQAIVEGASDIHVEPMEDSLRVRYRIDGILHEKQRLPKRIQPGVIARLKIISNMDIAERRLPQDGRISLKFEGRPVDFRVSSLPSIYGEKIVLRILDKTSSIKPLEQLGFSEENLKKFEKIITQPYGMILISGPTGSGKTTTLYSILNRLNAPTKNIITVEDPVEYQLKGINQVQVNEKAGLTFANALRSILRQDPNIILIGEIRDRETAQIAIEAALTGHLVLSTIHTNDSASIPTRLIDMGIEPFLVASSLIGATAQRLIRKICPKCKEPHTPSKDVLEHLGFEVHEGVNFYKGAGCDFCSNTGYKGRVAISEILPITPEIQRLILKQASSKEILSEAKRMGMKTLLDDALMKAAEGITTLEEVIRVVSTLEVAE
- a CDS encoding type IV pilus twitching motility protein PilT, translating into MNINEILTLAADHKASDIHLTVGLPPVLRINKELVYLEADPLTPEDIAEMMYSIMTDKQKELFREKLEYDFSYGLKGLARFRVNVFMQRGSVAAAFRRIPFEIPPLDSLGVPKIAHKIIEEERGFVLVTGPTGHGKSTTLAAMIDEINMKFSKHIVTIEDPIEYLFRHKRSVVVQRELGSDTLSFPSALRAALREDPDVILVGEMRDLDTISTALTAAETGHLVFATLHTNSAAQSIDRIVDVFPPHQQEQVKMQLSSVLLAIFSQQLIQKKDKKGLVLATEVLIATPAVRNLIREGKTHMIPSIIQTSSNVGMQTMEQSLKELVLRGDITYEDGLRYAFNKENFVHLMER
- a CDS encoding type II secretion system F family protein, with the protein product MPQFEYKVITASGGALTGRLEGNSVQDAAEILRSKGYRIIYIKELRGLSFGRKRSEGGFLSRFQGVSVRDLSIFTNQFGTMLNAGLSISRALAVLEKQTSNPKLVSIIRELGEEVKKGNQLSAALKKFPQVFSPLYISMVQAGETSGNLGQALITMSSFLQRDYETRNKIKGAMTYPVAVLGFAILIVVGLFIFVIPTFEGFLTELGAPLPAITKMIFAFANFLIHYIWVIIAIIIASIIAFRRWVRTPGGRRSVDALKLRMPLISQLTLKSSMARFSDTLATLFSAGIPIIDCLQTVRGVIDNVIIAEKIDGIIDAIKKGEALSSALEKSGMFTPMVYDMTAIGEESGSLDKMLKKVSEFYNEEVNYLINNISALINPIMMVGVGGLIGGTLIGLYLPVFQMASYIK
- a CDS encoding type II toxin-antitoxin system HicA family toxin, coding for MSKLYSSDEIIVVLKKLNFKLVSQKGSHGKFKNEIGKIVILPMNKKEIPLGTFRSILKQMGIDYNDFNKLLEK
- a CDS encoding type II toxin-antitoxin system HicB family antitoxin encodes the protein MKEIDFVLWQEGKYYVAQCLNVEVSSFGETIDEAIKNLREAVELYLEGENIELQKVDRVMLGKESINV
- a CDS encoding ABC transporter permease gives rise to the protein MNWTFLINQSLAQMLDFAAPILFAALGGVISENAGVVNIALEGIMRFAAFFGVWGAFVSRNPWVGLLWGIGIGALLGAFHAYITVKWAGDQIVSGVAINVVAAGGIRYFLEWIFKTTGYSPTVPYFGDPKHLVNLKFLEGIPILGAFAHLHIFIWLSLILVFVLHFLLYHTVLGLRIRSVGEYPLAAETLGVNVMRIKWFAVILGSIIAALGGVALSLGTMSSFVETGMAAGKGFIGLAAMIFGKWTPIGAMWATFLFASAQVLQFLLQAIAKGIAAKIPVGFYLALPYILTIGALIGVVGKAIGPAADGVPYKKES